The window TTCGTACCTCCCGAGCATCGACATCAGCAGCCCGATGGTCGACTCGCTGTGCGCCTCGGTGTGCCGGTCCCCGGCGCGCACCGCGGTGTCGCGCGCCTCCGTGGCCACCTCCAGCCCTTCCTCGAAGCGGCCGAGCTTCCAGCAGGCGGCGCCCAGGTTGGCCAGGCTGATGCCCAGCAGTGCCGGGTCGTCGAGCCGGCGGGCGGCGGCGACCGCGAGGTGCCCGACGCTCCAGAACTCGTCGAGCTGTCCGTGCGCGTGCAGGTGGAAGCCGACGTTGCGGCTCAGACAGGCCGCGTACCGGTCGTGGCCACACCGCTCGGCGAGCGACACGGCGGCGAGCAGTCCCGCCTGTTCCCGGTCGAACCAGCTCACGGCCTGGTCGGCGTTCCTGAAGTACGGCCGCTCGCCGTGGTAGGGCGGGATGCCGGTGGGCCGGCGCTCACGGCCGGGGAAGAGCATCTCGCAGGCCGCGTTCGAGGTCGTCAGGTAGTAGCCGAGCAGCCGCTCGACCGCCGCGGCGTCGTCGGCCGCCGTCGCCGGGCCCCGCAGGCTCTGGGCGAAACTGCGCACCAGGTCGTGGAAGGTGTAGAGGCCGATGTCGGGCTGCTGCACGAGGTGGACGTCGAGCAGGAACTCCAGGGCGTCCTCGGCGTCGCGGACCGCCGTGCCGAGGAGCGCCGCCGCCGAGTGCACGTCCGTACCGGCGCACGGGTACAGGCTCAGGATGCGGAAAGCGGTGCGGTACTCCTCGTCCATCGCCAGGTACGACAGGCGCAGGGTCGCCGCGACGCTGCGCTCGCCCGAGCTGAGCTCGTCCATCCGGCGCGTCTCGTCGCGCAGCCGCTCGACCAGGTAACGCACCGTCCAGCGCGGCCTGTTGCGCAGCCGGGCGGTCGCGATCCGCAGGGCCAGCGGCAGGTGGCCGCACAGCTCGGCCAGTTCGGCGGACGCCTCCGGTTCGGCGCCCACCCGGTTCGTGCCGAGCGTCTCGGTCATCAGGCTGGTGCTGTCCTCGGGCTCCATCATCCCGATGGACACCCACTCGACGCCGTCGAGGTCCAGCAGCCGCCCCCGGCTCGTGATCAGCACCAGACAGCCGGGCGAAGCGGGCAGCAGGGGCCGGATCTGCGCGGCGTCGACCGCGTTGTCGCACAGGAGCAGCATCCGCCGGCCGTCCAGCCTCGAGCGCCACAGGCCGGTACGGCCCTCCAGGTCCTCGGGGATGCGGTCGCCGGGTGTCCCGAGGGCCCGCAGCAGGCTGTCGAGCGCGGCGGCGGGCGTCACGGGCTGGCGGCCCGGGGTGAATCCGTGCAGGTCGATGTGGAGCTGCCCGTCGGGATACCGCGGGGCCAGGTGGTGGGCGGCGCGGACCGCCAGGGTGGTCTTGCCCATGCCGCCCATGCCGTCGATGGCGACGATCCGGGAGTGCCGCTCGCCGCCCCGGCCCTCATCCTGGGCGTAGTCGAAGAGTTCGGCCAGTTCCTTGACGCGGCCGGTGAAGTCGGGGAGGTCGTACGGCAGGGTGCACGGGGCGTCGGCGGGTGCGGGGGCCGCGTCCCCCGGCGGGGCCGGGGACAGCGGCTGGGACTGCGGCTGCTCTCGCGCCTGCCCGGGCACCGGCTGCGCACGGGCCGCGGGCTCGGGGGCCGCTTCCTCGGGCGCCGGCCGTACGGGGACCACCGCAGGCTCGGGCGCCGGCCGTACGGGAGCGGCCGGTTCGGGCGCCGGGCGTACGGGGGCGGGCCGTTCGGGCGTGGCCAGTTCGGGGCTGTCCCGCAGGATCGCCTCGTACAGCCTGGCCAGCCGCGGTCCCGGATCGATCCCGAGTTCGTCCACGAGGAGCCCGCGGACCTCCCCGTACTCCTTGAGCGCCTCGGCCTGCCGTCCCGAGCGGTACAGGGCGAGCATCAGCTGGCCGCGCAGCGTCTCCCGCAGCGGGTGCCGGGTGATCAGTTCGCGCAGGCCGGAGATGAGTTCACCGCTCTCGCCCAGTGCCAGGCACAGGTCGAAGAGCTGCTCGGCGGCCGCCAGCCGGCGTTCCTCCAGCGCCGTCGCCGCGGCCTCGATCACCGGTCCGCCCACGCCCGACAGGACGGAGCCCCGCCACAGCGCGAGCGCGGCCCGCAGGAGGTCGGCGGCCTCGGACTGCCGGCCCTGCCGCACGGCCCGGGCCGCGTCCTTGGTCAGCGCGTCGAACTCCAGGAGGTCGACCTGGTCGTCCGCCACCACCACGCGGTATCCCGGCCCGTCGGTGACGATCACCTCGGTCCCGTCCGGTATGCGCCGCCGCAGGTCGGCGACGGCCTTGCGGACCTGGTGCGCCGCGGTCACCGGCGGGTCGTTCTCCCAGGTCGCCTGCACGAGCCGGGCGACGGGCACCACCCGGCCGGCTTCGAGGAGCAACATGCACAGGACCCGTTCCTGGATCGATCCCCCCAGCCGCAGCCGTTTCTCGTCGACCCAGCCCTCAAGTGACCCCAGCACGTTGAAGCGCGTCCTGTCCCCCACAGGATCCACGCTCCGTCTCTCCCCGGAATCCGAATCCGCCCCCGGCATCGGGCATCCACCCCCAAGTGAACAGGGCCCCTGGCCAGGCCATGTCAACCGGATCATAGGGGTTCCTGCTAGCGCGCGGTAAGCATCCGGTAGCAGATCGGGAAGGGCGACATCGACAGTTCACGAGCAGGCCGCAGCAGGCAGCACACGGAGCGAATGCCAAAGGAGCAGAGTCGTGGGAAGACTGGAGAGACCGCTGGCCCCCGATGCCGGACCAGTCACCGCGTTCGCCCGGGAGTTGCGCAGGCTGCGGGCCGCGGCCGGCAGTCCCGGCTACCGCGACATGGCCACGCGGGCCATGTTCTCCGCCTCGGTGCTCTCCGACGCGGCCGCCGGATACCGCCTCCCGACCCTTCAGGTGGCCCTCGCCTTCGCGGAGGCCTGTGGCGGGGACCGCGCCGGCTGGGAGCGCCGCTGGCACGAGGCGGCGCGCGCCGAGGGCGATGACGGAGCGGCCCGGCCGGCGGCCAAGGCCGTCCAGCAGCACCAGGAGAACGAGCTGCGCGCCGCCGGCGTGCGCGCCGTCCTGCCGCCGCCCGCCCAGCTGCCGATGGAGCCCCACCCGCTGGTGGGACGGGGTGCACTGCTCCAGCAGGCCAGGGCCATGACGGCCCCTTCGTATGGTGAACAGCGCGCCGTCGCCCCCCTCGTGATCAGTGGTCAGGTCGGCGCGGGCAAGACCGCCTTCGCCCTGCGGCTCGCCCACGAGCTCGCCGTGAACCTGCCCGACGGGCAGCTCTACGCGAACCTGGACCCGGCCGCGGACGGACGCAAGGACGCCGCCGGGATCGCGGGCGGCTTCCTGGAGGCGCTCGGCATCCCCGCCGACCGCATCCCGAACGACCCCGGGCAGCGGATCGGCCTGTACCGCTCGCTGCTCAACCGGCGGCGGCTGCTCGTGGTGCTGGACGGCGTCCAGCACGAGCGCCAGGTACGGGAGCTGCTCATCGCGGCGCCCGAGAGCCGCATCATCATCACCAGCCGCTCCCGGCTGCTGGGCCTCGACGGAATTGGCCGGATCCGGCTGCCCGCCCTGGACCGCGACGAGTCGATGGAGCTGCTCGCGCAGCTGCTGGGCGGCGACCGGGTCGGCACCGAGCCGCGCGCCTGCCTGCGCCTCGCCGATGCCTGCGGGGACCTGCCGCTGGCGCTGAACCTGGCCGGCCGGCGCATCGCGGCCCGGCCCGAGTGGATGCTCCAGGACGCCGTGTCCGAGCTGCTCGGCGACGGACGGCCGGAGCCCGGCCGGTTCCTGAGACGGCTGCAGGTCGGGGACGACTCCCTGAGCGTCCGCCTCGACAGCGCCTACCGGCTGCTGACCCCGTGGGCCCGGCTGATGCTGCGCCAGTTCGCCGACTCGGACAACCCGCCCTCCGTGGACAACGTCGTGTACGAGTCCGCGGACGCGCTCGCCGTCCTGGTCGAGCGGTCCGCCCAGCCGGTGGAGGACCTCCTCGAACGGCTCCTCGACGCGGGCCTGCTCGACCACTCCGACCTGCCGGTGCAGTACGGACTGACCCCGATGGCCCGGGCCTTCGCGCTGGCCCAGCCGGACCCTACGGAGGAGGCGCCGGCGCCCGCCGCCCGCCCCGGGGCGCCCGTGCACGCGCGGCTCCCGCGGTAGTCCCGGCCGGCCGCCCGCCCGCTCATGTCTTCCTCGCGTCGTAGGTGATCGTGACGTAGAGGTGTTCGTCGAGGATCTTCGACAGGGGAATGCCGGGCCGGCCGAGACGGGCGCACAGGGCCACCTCGTCCGTGCCGCCGGCCTCCGCGAGCGCCGCACGCGCCCAGCTCCGGCCGATCCGCAGGTGGCGGCCGAAGGCCGCCCCGTCGCGGGCCCCGTGGAGCCGGTCGGCGATGGCCGCGTCCCAGGGCATGACCGAGGCGGGGCGCAGGGCGTACAGCGCCTTGGAGGCGGCGGTCGGGCCGAGGCTGCGGCGGCCGATCGGCAGGGCCGCCAGTTCCTCGTAGGCCCGGACGAACCGGGCGATGTCGCGCGGGGTGAGCCCGGCCAGCGGTGCGTCCGGCAGGCGGTGGCGTCCCCACCAGGCGGCGAGCCCCTCGCCGAACAGGTCGGGCTCGCCCTCGCGCGGGTAGCGGATCCGGCAGCCCCAGGAGTTCAGCCAGCGGTGCAGGGCCGTGCGGTGCCCGGCGTCGGAGAGGTCGAGGGCGCCCGCCGTCTCCTCGCGCAGCGCCAGCCAGCTGCGGTCGACTCCCGCGAACCCGTTGAACACCTCGGCCGAGGCCTCCAGTTCGGCCAGGGTCGGGGCGGGCGGGGGCTCCGGTGCGGCGGGCGGGTCCAGGTGCTCGCGGGCGACCCGGGCCGGCACCACCATCCGCCAGGCCTCGGTCACCAGCTCCGTCAGCTCGTCCAGGTCCAGGGCCGGGAGCCTGGCCTCCACCCAGTGGAACCGCAGGTCGGACTCGCGCGGCAGGAAGAACTTCTCCGGCTCGGCGGCGACGAGCGCCGCCCGCTCCTCCTTGGGGAAGGCGAAGCCCAGTTCGCTCTCGTCCCGGGAGAGCGCCAGATAGACGATCTGGCCGATCCGGAACTTCACCCGGTCCCGGATCAGGTGCTCCTCGGTCCTGGGCAGGGCGAGCGCGAGCCGCCGTACGTCGTGCACCGTGACCACCGTGTCCTCCTCCACTTCCGGCCGCCGGCTCACAGGCCCGCGAGCTGCGGGGCGTGGACGTCCAGCGGTGGCCCGTCGAGCGCGCCGAGGCCGATCAGCGACGGACTCCTGCCGGTCAGCCGGTCGGCCAGCGACCGTGCGATGAGCGGCGCGAACTTGAAGGATGTGCCACCGCAGGCCGCGTACGCGTATCCCGCGCCGCCTAGGGCGACCAGCAGCGGGCCGCCGGTCTCGGTGAAGGACGTGTAGTAGGCGTCCTTGGCGGCGGTGACCCAGGCCGGGCCGAAGCCGGGGAGGATGTCCCCGAACTCCTTCTCCAGCTTGCGCTGCCAGTACGGGTCGGTGGCGTAGTCGGTGATGTCGTCCACCACCCGGCAGGCGGTGGCCGAGGTCAGTTTGAGGGCCGTGCCCGCCACCGGCGGGATCAGCCAGGCCCCGCCCCTGGTGCCCAGGGCCGGGATGGCCGGGGTGGCCGCCCAGGCCCGCGCCTGGTTGCGGGGCACCCGGCAGTAGAGGAGGGACTGCCGGTGCAGGGTCAGCCGTTCCGCGACGGCCTGCGGCAGCAGGCCCCGGGACCAGGGCCCCACCGCCACGAGCACCGCGTCACCGTGCAGCACCCGCCCGTCCACCAGCCGTACGCTGCCGCTCTCGCCGTCCACGGCGGTCACGGCCCGGTGCTCGATCAGCTCGATGCCCCGCTGCCACTTCAGCCAGCCGACACAGGCGGCCAGGACGCGTTCGGCGAGCAGGACCCCCGCCTCGTCCTCGAGCACCGCGCCGAGACCGCCGTCCACGTGCAGGTGCGGATAGCGGTCGGACAGGCCGGCCGCCGTCAGCTCCCTCGCGCTGCCCCCGGCGTCGCCGAGCATCGCCGCGCCGTCCGCCGCCGCCGCGGGCGGCAGCACGGTGAGCGCGCCGACCTGCTCGTAGAACCGCGTCAGGAAGAGCTCTTCCAGTTCGACCCAGCGGCGGTGTGCCCGCAGCGCGGCCTCCGTGGTCCGCGGATCCGCGGGGTGCAGGGCCCGCAGGATCCGGTGCTGGTCGAAAGAGGTGGCTCTGCTGTGCGGGATGGGGCCTTGGTCCACGACCGTGACCTTGTGTCCTTCGAGCACGCACTCGACCGCCGTGAGCAGGGCGATCACACCGCCGCCCACTACCGTCACCCTCGCCGACATCACACACCTCCTTTCCGTGTTCCGATGGCCTGTGGGTCAGCTGTCGAGGACGATCGTGGTCAGCGCCGTCGCCTTGGCGAGGGACTCCTCGCAGCTCAGCGGGGAGTCGCCGGCGCAGATCACGTTGGCGTACCGGCTGAGGTAGCCCTCCGGCGGCAGCAGCAGCGAGGTGCCTGGCCGGACCATGACGTTCGCCTCCAGCAGCCCCGGGCTGTCCGGGAGGGAGGGCACGTCGACCGAGCGGACCGTGCCGTTGCGGTGCGGGTAGAGGAAGCGGATGCCCACGGTGCGGGCCCTGGCCGGCGTCCACGCGGGCCGGCTGCCGGTGGCGACCTCGACGGCCACCTCGCCCGGCTCGATCCCGGTGGCGAGACTGCCGAGGTACGGGATGAGGTCGCCGCCCAGCCGGGCGTTCACCTCGATGATCACCGGGCCGCGGGAGGTCAGCTTCACCTCGGTGTGGGTGATCCCGTAGCCGATGCCCAGGGCGCGGTGGGCTTCCCCGAGTACGCCGAGCAGTTCCTCGTCGGCCAGCAGCGGGTCGGTGGCGCTGACCATGTGCCCGGTCTCCTCGAAGTAGGGCTCCAGGCCCACTTCCTTGTGCGCGAGGAAGAGCGGGGTCCAGCTGCCGTCGAAGACCGCTCCGTCGATGCTGATCTCGGGTCCCATGACGCATTCCTCGACCAGCACCCCGCCCTCGTAGGCGCTGTTCCCGCCGTGGCTGGCGGTGTCCGCGACCTCGAAGGCCGCGCGGACCGCCTCGGGTCCGTCGACCCGGATGACGCCGATGCTCGCCCCCATGCCGCGGGGCTTGAGCACGACCGGGTAGCCGAAGGAGTCGGCCGCGGCGAGCGCCTCCCCGGCGTCGGTCACGCAGGCGAAGTGCGGCTGCGGCAGCCCGGCGGCGGTCAGCAGTTGCCGGGTGTTGTGCTTGTTGCGGCAGTTGTCGGCGCCCCGCGGGGTCAGGCCGGGCAGTCCGAGCCGTTCGGCGATGAGCGCGGTGGTCACCACGAGCGTCTCGTCGTAGCTGAACACCCCCACCACCCGGTGCTCGGCGGCCACCGCCTCGGCGGCCGCGATCAGCGCCTCCTGGTCGGGCACCAGGCGTTCCCGGTCGAGCAGTTCGACCGTGGTGGAGCCGATGACGTACTGCGTCTGCCAGGTCGGCTCCGCCGCGTCCAGGATCCAGATCGGGCGTCGGCGGGCCGCGCCCGCGAGCAGGTACTCGCGGTAGGCCTGCTGTCCGCTGCCGACCAGGATCACCACGCCGTCATCGGTCACGTTGGCGTCATCAGTCATGTTCGTCACCTCGCGGAGTGGGTCAGGACCCGGTCCCCGGCCGTCGCGATGGCCGCGACCTGCGGCGTGGCGATGGCCAGGTAGTCGGGGGTGGACAGGGCCACGGAGCGGTCCAGGCGGGCCGCGTTGAAGTAGAGCTCTTCGGTGAGGATCAGGCCCTCGTCGACGACGAGGTGCAGATCGGGATGGAAGCTCAGCGGCATCACCGTGCCGCAGACGCTGCCGGCCAGCCGCTCGGCGATCTCGGGGGTGGCGAAGGCCGTGCGGCCCCCGCCGAACAGCGCGGCGACCGCGTCCAGGTCGACCTGCCGGTCCCCGGGCACCACCGCGAGCACGTACTTGCCGACCCGCTTGGTGATGCTGACGCGGACGATGATGCACTTGGCGGCCTGCTCCAGCGGGTGGCCGCGCAGGACGCTCGCCAGGTCCGTCCGGCCCTCGGCCGGGTGGTCGATCAGCCGGTAGCGGGCCCGGTGCCCGTCGAGGAGGTCGATCAGCCGCTGGTACATCACCGCTCCTCGCCGACGTAGTGCCAGTCCTCGGGGTTGATCAGCCCGAAGGGGTTGACCGGGGCCACGCCCTGGAGGTCCTTGGCGACCTCCAGCAGCCGGAAGGGGAAGTTCGGCATCCAGATGACCGGGACCTGCTGCGCGATGTGGTCCTGGTAGGCGTAGAGGTCCTCCAGGTCGTCGCTGACCACCGTGCGGGCGATCAGCTCGTCCGCCTTCGGGTCGCTGTAGCTGCCGAAGTTGACCGAGGAGCCGGTCGAGTACAGGGCCTCTCCGGTCGGGTAGAAGCCGGGGCCGTAACCCCACCCGCCGTTCCAGTCGCTGAACTCCCACAGGCAGGGGCTGTCGGGGCCCGGCGTGCAGGTGGTGTCCTCCAGGACCAGGACGCTCGCCTCGACCTCGGTCAGCACGATCTCGATGCCGGCCCGTGCGGCGTCGGCGGCGAACTTCCGCATGACCTCGGTCAGGGTCTCGTGCCCCTTGGCGTACCGCATCGAGAACCGCAGCGGGGTGCCGGCGGGAATGCCCTCGCCCGCCTCCCCGGGTCCGGTGCCCTCGCGGACGCACGTACCCGGGGTGGAGCTGGTGTCCCAGCCGTTCTCGGTCAGGAAGCGGCGGGCCGCGTCGACGTCGAAGGGGTACGGGTCCCCGTGCGCGGCGGGCGAGAGGAGCGGGCTGTCCGGCAGCGCCGGGATGGGCCCGGTCGTCGGGTAGCCGTAGCCCTTGTAGACGTCGCGGATGGCGCCCCGGGAGTCGAGGCAGGACTGCAGGGCCTGGCGGAAGTAGAGCTGCTTGAAGATCTTTCCGGCGACCGTCGGGTTGTTGAAGTTGATCGGGAAGTAATGGATCTTGTAGGTGAGCTGGGGCACGAGATCGTAGTGCTCGCCCAGCGGATTGGGGCCGCCGCGCTGCGGGTCCTCGGCCGGCTCGGTGACCTCGTCGAAGGGCAGGAAGCCGATCTGCACGCCGTCGAGCGCGTCCGGGCCGCGGCGGAGCATCTCGTACTGCTCGGTGTCCGAGGCCGTGGGCACCAGCCGGAACTCGTCCAGGTAGGGCTTGTTGGGGCCCGAGTAGCTCTCGTTGGGCACCAGGACGGCCTCGCCCGAGACCCCGTCGATGGTGTAACTGCTCAGCTTCCAGGGACCGTTGACCACGCTCCACACCGGGCTGGTGTCCCAGCTCTTGCGCTCGTCGTTGCAGGCCCGCAGGTAGGCGTAGACCGCGGAGGCCTGCGCCGGGTCGTGGGTGGCGTCGGCCGGCCGGTCGTCGCCGGTGCGGTCCCATGCCCTGGGCAGCGGGGTGATGGTGCTGAACTGGTTCATCAGCACCCAGTTGTGCGAGTAGGCGCGGTCGAAGGTGAAGCTGACCTTGTCGTCGGCGACCTTCTCGTAGCCGGCCAGGTTGTCCGGGAAGAAGCCCGGCGTGTAGCCGCCGAAGCTGTCCTTCTCGGCCTCCAGGAGGTGCATCCACAGCATCACGTTGTCGGCGTCGACCGTCTCGCCGTTGGACCACTTGTAGGGCTTGACGGTGATCGTCGCCGTCAGGCCGTCCTCGCTCCACTGCGGCGGCTCGGCCAGGCTGCGCTCGTAGTCGACCGTCGGCTGGCCGCCGCTGCCGTACCAGTACAGCGGGCGGTACATCAGCGTCTGGAACTCGTGCAGGTTGGCCACCCCGTAGTACTCGCCGGGGGTGAACGGGAAGATGAAGACCGGGCTGAAGCCGCTGGTGCAGGCCCAGGTCACGCTGCCCCCGCGGAGCGGGGTGGTGGGCGGGGTCATCTCGGTACCTCCTCCAATGCGGATTCGCCGCTGTCCGCGTGGGCGCCGTAGCGCTCCCAGCGCTCGTTGAGCCGGATCCGTCCGTCGTCCAGGAACTCGGGGGTGCTCCAGCACCGCCCGGCGACCACCTCGCCGTCCGCGAGGACCATCGTGTAGGCGAATTCGAGGTTCCCGTCGGGCTCCACGCGCCCGTTCAGCGAGCCCCGGCGGACCGGACCTCCGTCGAAGTCCGCCCAGAGCAGGTCGCCTTCCTGGCGGTAGTGGCCGACGGGGGCGTCCTGGTCGGACGGGTAACCGGTGTTGCGGAAACTCCTGCCGTCGTAGTCGATCACCGGTGTCGTATCTCCTGAGTGCAGCATTTGACCGCGCCGCCGGCCTTCAGCAGTTCCGACATGTCCACGCCGTGCGGCTCGAAGCCGCGTGCGCGCAGCTCATCGATCAGGTCCGTGGCGGTCTCCGTCAGGACCACGTTCAGTCCGTCGCTCACCGCGTTCAGACCGAAGGCCTCGGCATCGTCCCGGGTGGCGAGGATCGCGTCCGGGTACAGCTCCCGCAGCACCTCCCTGCTCTCTTCGGAGAAGGCGGCGGGGTAGTACGCCACCAGGTCGTCGTCGAGGACGCACAGCGCGGTGTCCAGGTGGTAGAAGCGCGGGTCGGTCAGGGTCAGGCCGACCACCGGAAGGCCGAAGAACGCGCGGAGCTCCTCGTGTGCGACGGGGTCGCTGCGGAATCCCGCGCCGGCCAGGACGCGCCGGCCGGCCGGGGCGAAGTCCCCCTCGCCCTCGTTGACGTGTTCCGGGACGAGGACCTCGCCGTAGCCGCGGTCCGCGAACCAGGCGCGGTACGCGTCGGCCTCGGCGGCCCGCTCCTGGTGGCGGAACTTCGCGATCAGCACCTTGTCGTCGATCACCGTGGCGCCGTTGGCGGAGAACACCATGTCCGGCAGGCCCTCGACCGGGTCGATGTACGAGACCTCGTGTCCGAAGCCGAGGTACAGGTCCCGAATCCGCTCCCACTGGGCCAGCGCGAGGCCCGCGTCCATCGGCTTGTCCGGGTTCATCCACGGGTTGATCGCGTAGCTCACCTCGAAGTGGGTGGGCCGGCACATCAGGTAGTACCGCTTCGTGGACCGCCGCTCCGTCGGCTCAGCCATGTTCCGGCCTCATCTCCGTACGGATGCGGGTGGCCAGGACGTGGGCCGTGGTCAGCGCCTCCGTCAGGGAGGTGCCGGTGGCCCCGAGGAAGCCGAGGATGGTGTTGCCCGCCGGCGGCCGCTTGACGACGGTCCCCGGCCCGGCCGTGATCTTGAGGAAGAACACCGCGGGGTCCTCGGCGACGTCGGCCGGCACCTCGATCGACTCGACCGTGCCCGCCCCGCTGATCAGGCACATCGCGGCGGTGTGCACGGACGTCGGCGCGTAGTGCGAGACGTCGGGCCGGGTGCCCCGGGCCACGTCCACCACGCACTGGATGGGGTCGTGGCCCGCGCTGATCCGTGCCATGTGGTCGAGACCGCCGCCGCCGGGACGGATCGCGATCTCCAGGATGAACGGCTTGCCCTGGTGGAACCTCACCTCGGCGTGCAGCACCGACCGGCGCAGTCCCTGGGCGTGCGCCGCGTCCCGGACCACCTCGTGGACGGCGGCCACCTGCTCGGGGGTCAGGGAGCTCGGCGCGTGGTGGACGTCGTCGTCGAAGGTCCCGCTCTCGACGGTGATCCGGTCCACGATGGAGCCGAGGTACACCTCGTCGTCCCAGGCCAGCGCCTCGATGAGGTGCTCGTGGCCGTCGAGGTAGCCCTCGATGATGATCCCGTTCGGCCCCAGGTCCAGGCCGTCCGCCTCCATCAGCGCCCAGGACATGGTCTCGATGCCCCGGGTGGCGTCCTCGAAGCGGGCGCGCATCTCCTCGGCGTCGTCGACCTTGAACACGAAGTTGCTGGCCGCGCCCAGGGTCGGCTTGAGGATCAGCGGGTAGCCCAGCTCCGCGCCGGCGGCCACCGCGGCCTCGGCGTCGGGGGCGTAGCGGAAGCCGGGGTGGGCCGCGCCGCCGCGCTCGTGCGCCTGGCGCATCAGCAGCTTGTTGCGGCTGGTCCGGGCGGCTTCGAACCCGATGGTCGGCAGTCCCAGCGCGTCGGCGACGACCGCGACCGTGACGACCCCGGACTCCGAGAAGGTCAGGACCCCTTCGAACTCCTCCTCCGCGTGCCAGACCTTGGCGGCCGTGACGATGTCCTCGATGTGCTTGGATCCGGCGATCCGGTAGCGCTCC of the Streptomyces sp. NBC_01294 genome contains:
- a CDS encoding AfsR/SARP family transcriptional regulator, yielding MPGADSDSGERRSVDPVGDRTRFNVLGSLEGWVDEKRLRLGGSIQERVLCMLLLEAGRVVPVARLVQATWENDPPVTAAHQVRKAVADLRRRIPDGTEVIVTDGPGYRVVVADDQVDLLEFDALTKDAARAVRQGRQSEAADLLRAALALWRGSVLSGVGGPVIEAAATALEERRLAAAEQLFDLCLALGESGELISGLRELITRHPLRETLRGQLMLALYRSGRQAEALKEYGEVRGLLVDELGIDPGPRLARLYEAILRDSPELATPERPAPVRPAPEPAAPVRPAPEPAVVPVRPAPEEAAPEPAARAQPVPGQAREQPQSQPLSPAPPGDAAPAPADAPCTLPYDLPDFTGRVKELAELFDYAQDEGRGGERHSRIVAIDGMGGMGKTTLAVRAAHHLAPRYPDGQLHIDLHGFTPGRQPVTPAAALDSLLRALGTPGDRIPEDLEGRTGLWRSRLDGRRMLLLCDNAVDAAQIRPLLPASPGCLVLITSRGRLLDLDGVEWVSIGMMEPEDSTSLMTETLGTNRVGAEPEASAELAELCGHLPLALRIATARLRNRPRWTVRYLVERLRDETRRMDELSSGERSVAATLRLSYLAMDEEYRTAFRILSLYPCAGTDVHSAAALLGTAVRDAEDALEFLLDVHLVQQPDIGLYTFHDLVRSFAQSLRGPATAADDAAAVERLLGYYLTTSNAACEMLFPGRERRPTGIPPYHGERPYFRNADQAVSWFDREQAGLLAAVSLAERCGHDRYAACLSRNVGFHLHAHGQLDEFWSVGHLAVAAARRLDDPALLGISLANLGAACWKLGRFEEGLEVATEARDTAVRAGDRHTEAHSESTIGLLMSMLGRYEEALPLLERAVAMARELGNPRAEAEALTILSTLYERWGRYPEAAAAARQALDVGGDPVNEIMALTDLAFAHVGLGEDADAHESLKRARDLCDETRSPGDVALVFALSAQVAEQRGDGSQARAFAERALVLGRTSGAPIRLAKVVNVLGQLHMTWGEHEEALALHAQAYKIAAPMSFRSEEAFALVGLARAAEALGDAETAAGHRAAAEELFDFMGLPEHRRSH
- a CDS encoding NB-ARC domain-containing protein — its product is MGRLERPLAPDAGPVTAFARELRRLRAAAGSPGYRDMATRAMFSASVLSDAAAGYRLPTLQVALAFAEACGGDRAGWERRWHEAARAEGDDGAARPAAKAVQQHQENELRAAGVRAVLPPPAQLPMEPHPLVGRGALLQQARAMTAPSYGEQRAVAPLVISGQVGAGKTAFALRLAHELAVNLPDGQLYANLDPAADGRKDAAGIAGGFLEALGIPADRIPNDPGQRIGLYRSLLNRRRLLVVLDGVQHERQVRELLIAAPESRIIITSRSRLLGLDGIGRIRLPALDRDESMELLAQLLGGDRVGTEPRACLRLADACGDLPLALNLAGRRIAARPEWMLQDAVSELLGDGRPEPGRFLRRLQVGDDSLSVRLDSAYRLLTPWARLMLRQFADSDNPPSVDNVVYESADALAVLVERSAQPVEDLLERLLDAGLLDHSDLPVQYGLTPMARAFALAQPDPTEEAPAPAARPGAPVHARLPR
- a CDS encoding MmcQ/YjbR family DNA-binding protein; its protein translation is MVTVHDVRRLALALPRTEEHLIRDRVKFRIGQIVYLALSRDESELGFAFPKEERAALVAAEPEKFFLPRESDLRFHWVEARLPALDLDELTELVTEAWRMVVPARVAREHLDPPAAPEPPPAPTLAELEASAEVFNGFAGVDRSWLALREETAGALDLSDAGHRTALHRWLNSWGCRIRYPREGEPDLFGEGLAAWWGRHRLPDAPLAGLTPRDIARFVRAYEELAALPIGRRSLGPTAASKALYALRPASVMPWDAAIADRLHGARDGAAFGRHLRIGRSWARAALAEAGGTDEVALCARLGRPGIPLSKILDEHLYVTITYDARKT
- a CDS encoding NAD(P)/FAD-dependent oxidoreductase, which translates into the protein MSARVTVVGGGVIALLTAVECVLEGHKVTVVDQGPIPHSRATSFDQHRILRALHPADPRTTEAALRAHRRWVELEELFLTRFYEQVGALTVLPPAAAADGAAMLGDAGGSARELTAAGLSDRYPHLHVDGGLGAVLEDEAGVLLAERVLAACVGWLKWQRGIELIEHRAVTAVDGESGSVRLVDGRVLHGDAVLVAVGPWSRGLLPQAVAERLTLHRQSLLYCRVPRNQARAWAATPAIPALGTRGGAWLIPPVAGTALKLTSATACRVVDDITDYATDPYWQRKLEKEFGDILPGFGPAWVTAAKDAYYTSFTETGGPLLVALGGAGYAYAACGGTSFKFAPLIARSLADRLTGRSPSLIGLGALDGPPLDVHAPQLAGL
- a CDS encoding ATP-grasp domain-containing protein translates to MTDDANVTDDGVVILVGSGQQAYREYLLAGAARRRPIWILDAAEPTWQTQYVIGSTTVELLDRERLVPDQEALIAAAEAVAAEHRVVGVFSYDETLVVTTALIAERLGLPGLTPRGADNCRNKHNTRQLLTAAGLPQPHFACVTDAGEALAAADSFGYPVVLKPRGMGASIGVIRVDGPEAVRAAFEVADTASHGGNSAYEGGVLVEECVMGPEISIDGAVFDGSWTPLFLAHKEVGLEPYFEETGHMVSATDPLLADEELLGVLGEAHRALGIGYGITHTEVKLTSRGPVIIEVNARLGGDLIPYLGSLATGIEPGEVAVEVATGSRPAWTPARARTVGIRFLYPHRNGTVRSVDVPSLPDSPGLLEANVMVRPGTSLLLPPEGYLSRYANVICAGDSPLSCEESLAKATALTTIVLDS
- a CDS encoding YbaK/EbsC family protein, with product MYQRLIDLLDGHRARYRLIDHPAEGRTDLASVLRGHPLEQAAKCIIVRVSITKRVGKYVLAVVPGDRQVDLDAVAALFGGGRTAFATPEIAERLAGSVCGTVMPLSFHPDLHLVVDEGLILTEELYFNAARLDRSVALSTPDYLAIATPQVAAIATAGDRVLTHSAR